In Tessaracoccus sp. MC1865, the DNA window GCGAGCCGGCCCGTTGATGAAGATCCTCATGCTGGTGGCCACCTCGGTGGCCACGGACACCCGGGTGCTGCGGGAAGCCCGCACCCTCGTCGACGCCGGGCACACCGTGCACATCATCGGCCGCTCCGTCCCTGACGACTTCGTGCCGGGGCCGGGCATCACGGTGTCGTCGGTGGGCACGTCGTCGGTGTTCCGCGGGGAGGGCCAGCCGTCGCTGGCGGGGAAGAAACTGCCTCCCCACCTGCGCTTCGCCCGGTGGCTGCTGCTGCCGGAGCACCGCCGTTCGTCCTTCGGCCGGTGGGCTGCAGGTGCGGTCAAGGATGCACAGCAGCGCGACTTCGACGTGGTGCACGCCCACGACTTCACGGCACTCGCCGCCGGCGACCAACTCGCCCGCGAGCGAAAGGTGCCCCTCGTCTACGACTCGCACGAACTGTGGTCGGGCCTCCCGCGCGAGTTCCGGCCCACCCCCCTGGCCGACGCCCGCGAGAAGCGCGTCGAGGGCGAGTGCGGCTCCCGCGCCTCCGCCATCATCACCGTCGGCGACGGTGTCGCCGATGCGCTGCAGGGTGTCCACGGCTGGCAGGACGTCACGGTGGTGCGCAACACCTTCCCGTTGCGCGACGGCCACCCCGCCGTCCCGGAGACGCCCACCGGCCTCGTGTACGCGGGCCGGATCGCCGCCTACCGCGAACTCGAGACCATCGCGGCGGCCAGCAAGCTCGTCGATCTGCCCATCACCATGTGCGGCCCGGCGGATCAGACCTGGCTCACGTCCTTCGATCCGGGTCGGGTCACGGTACTGGGGGCGCTCCCGCTCGAGGAGGCTTCG includes these proteins:
- a CDS encoding glycosyltransferase, with the translated sequence MKILMLVATSVATDTRVLREARTLVDAGHTVHIIGRSVPDDFVPGPGITVSSVGTSSVFRGEGQPSLAGKKLPPHLRFARWLLLPEHRRSSFGRWAAGAVKDAQQRDFDVVHAHDFTALAAGDQLARERKVPLVYDSHELWSGLPREFRPTPLADAREKRVEGECGSRASAIITVGDGVADALQGVHGWQDVTVVRNTFPLRDGHPAVPETPTGLVYAGRIAAYRELETIAAASKLVDLPITMCGPADQTWLTSFDPGRVTVLGALPLEEASALMSAAGLSLVTHSDKWVNHRLALPNKLFHAVSLGLPVVATDIGELAKVVREHDLGTLYTPGDPDDLARAIREAVADFPRYVCNVEAARPALCWDADAARLRAVYEKLASAHADHRGEG